In Heteronotia binoei isolate CCM8104 ecotype False Entrance Well chromosome 4, APGP_CSIRO_Hbin_v1, whole genome shotgun sequence, a genomic segment contains:
- the LOC132570076 gene encoding olfactory receptor 10AC1-like, giving the protein MERGNHSSGTTMEFVLLGFSELHYLWGLLFFVFLIVHLATLAGNLLILLAVTVEHSRPPMLLFLCQLSAIELCYTLVIVPKTLADLISPGGSTISFVGCATQMHFFVALGGAECFLLAAMAYDRYVAICQPLHYAVMMSQEFCLQLAIICCLGGFTVSLCLTVAVFRLPFCSSRRINHFFCDIPALLHLACTKSYISELPLLAACILLLLVPFVLILISYSYITAAVLRIRDSAGRGKAFSTCASHLAVTLLHYGCATFMYVRPKSNYSPNRDKMVSLVYTNITPLLYPLIYSLRNKEIKGAVRKLLQKKAAQPNWNILKCRSGLCEHASQKP; this is encoded by the coding sequence CTGGCACAACCATGGAATTCGTGCTGCTGGGATTCTCTGAACTGCATTACCTGTGGGGCCTCCTCTTTTTCGTCTTCCTCATAGTGCACTTGGCGACTCTGGCCGGGAACCTTCTCATCCTCTTGGCTGTGACTGTTGAGCATTCCCGCCCCCCCATGCTCCTCTTCCTCTGCCAGCTCTCCGCGATCGAGCTCTGTTACACTCTTGTCATCGTCCCCAAGACGCTGGCTGATCTCATTTCCCCCGGGGGGAGCACCATTTCCTTTGTGGGCTGTGCCACCCAAATGCACTTCTTCGTGGCTCTGGGAGGGGCCGAATGCTTCCTCCTGGCCGCCATGGCCTACGATCGCTATGTGGCCATCTGCCAGCCGCTGCACTACGCGGTCATGATGAGCCAGGAGTTCTGCCTTCAGCTGGCCATAATCTGCTGCCTCGGTGGCTTCACCGTGTCACTGTGCCTGACTGTGGCTGTCTTCCGCCTGCCCTTCTGCAGCTCCCGCCGTATCAACCACTTCTTCTGTGACATTCCTGCTCTTCTACACCTGGCCTGCACAAAGAGCTACATCAGCGAACTGCCTCTGCTGGCCGCCtgcatcctcctcctcttggtcCCTTTTGTGCTCATCCTCATCTCCTACTCTTACATCACTGCAGCTGTGTTGCGGATCCGGGACTCGGCCGGCCGGGGCAAAGCTTTCTCGACCTGCGCCTCGCATCTGGCTGTTACCCTCTTGCACTACGGCTGCGCCACTTTCATGTACGTCCGGCCCAAGTCCAATTACTCCCCAAATCGGGACAAGATGGTGTCTCTGGTCTATACCAACATTACCCCTTTACTCTACCCTCTGATTTATAGCCTCCGGAACAAAGAAATCAAAGGAGCAGTGAGGAAACTGCTGCAGAAGAAAGCGGCCCAGCCAAATTGGAACATCTTGAAGTGTAGGTCTGGGCTGTGTGAGCATGCATCCCAGAAACCATAG